Genomic segment of Anopheles darlingi chromosome X, idAnoDarlMG_H_01, whole genome shotgun sequence:
AGGGGCAGCCGCAGGCAGAATGCATCATCACATTGACAAAGACAGCTTCTCGTGTTCAGCTCGCATTTCATCCTACTTTAGGAGTCTGTTGTCAGCTTCTGCATCCAGCTACTTTGCTGGTTTAAGTGCAGTTCCTATAGCAATAcgcatttgtttttattcatTCATCACTTGTTTTCACCGTTAAAGGTACTAATCCATTATTATATATATCTAAATAGAGAACACCAGAATGAACGAAAAAAGCCCGCGGTACTGCGGGGGACTTAATAGTACACCTAGTGAGTGTCGTTGGCCGTCACAAACACAATCGAATTGACCCATGTTTACCAAAGTCAGGATGCATTGATATGCATTTCATAATCGTTCGCTACGATCCTCCCAAAttcgatggttgttgttggaatGGCAATAGTATGTACTTCAGCGAGCGGTCGGGACAGTGTGGTTGTAATTGTAATTACCACCCGGTGGCATGTGCATAACGTCGTACCGCTATAGTTCACCACGGCTACACAACGGTGAAATGGGAACACgttcgatgcagcagcagggtggcaATGAATGGCCCCATAGTACGGATTTTGATTTGGCAACGCCGGGCCACTCGAAGCATAAACCCGTTGCATATGTATGTTTTTAGTCATCCattgttgcttgttgttttcgCCTCATTTAGCGTGTGTCCGTTTTCAGTTTTATCattagttttttgttgttttagttCTTAGTCTTGCTATGGCAGTGAGTATGAGTGTGATTTGTGATCGAAATTGGTCGCGGATAGGAAGAGTGCGAGAGCGATCGAGTAGGGTTTAAGCGTGGGTAGCACAAGAATCCTAAGGTGCTGCAAAGTTAATTTATTATCGTAAAATTATAACATTTGTGAATATCAATACATATATGATGTATATTTATACAACTGTTGGTGTACTTCCCTTGGAGGATGCGTATGCTGCGTAACCGGTAAATCCATGATGATGTATATTAAGAGAAAATCGCTTCAATCAACTCTTCAACAGCCCATTGACGGTGCGGACGGTGATGTCGCGCGACTGTATCTTGTTACGGCAACCGGCATCGACGCAGGTCAGCTGAACGGTGCGTATCGGCTGAAATTGCAGGAAGCCATTGTCGGAGAACTGGCACTGCTTCAGGGTGCTGTTTTCGGGTGTGAGCTGCAGGTAGACGAAGAGGGCCGGCACTCTCACCGTCACCTCAAGACTGACGCTGGTTAGGTTGCTGCGTTCGCTGCACACAGCTGCTACCACGCTGACCGTCACGGTCGGATCAGTACGGTCGCGGACGTGCTTCAGCTTATCGAGCAGGACGAAGTTCTCGGCGACGAGCTGACCGGACGACTGGCGGTAGGCGGCCAACAGCACCAAGTGGTCGGATGGCTTGAGGCCGAGGTGCGCCAGGTGGCCATAGATGTCGTACCGATCGACCGTCACGACCGTGTTTGGCCCAACCGTCACCTCCTCATACGTGCGCCGGTCAACAGCGCCAAACGTACCGTAACGATGGATGCGCAGCTCGATGCGCCACCGGTCATCGGCACCGAGGGTGTCGCGGACGGCCGCTATTTCTAGCTGGCGCCGCTCGTTCACGAACGACACCAGGTGTTCGGGGGCGAAAATCTGGCGCAACCAAACGTGCAGCAGCTTGAAGGTGCCACCGTACTCGATCGACGACCAGGACGGTGCGATCCAGACGTCGTTCAGCTGCCAGTAGAGTGCCCCCATCGTGCCGTGGGCTAGCCGGCGGGCCCGGTATACCTCCGTTTCCGTCTTGACGATCATCGCCTGCGATAGTTGGCTCAGGAAGATTAGGTCGGGCCAGTATGTCGCATCGGGCGCGTCTGGTGAGCTTGCTGGTAGCGGCAGGTTGAAGCGTATCATCGTGAGAATCGGTTCGTGACCGAGTGGGCTGTGCTGGCGATGGTTGATGAGTCGGGTCAGCTCCAGCGGGTCGTAGCTGCGTGCCTCCGGCCAGCTAGTGTAGGCCGGGAACGACTGGAATCCGTACTCAGATACGAAACGGCCACCCCGGTACTGTGCCGCGTTCCAGCCATCCAGAAAGTAGTTGTAGTAGTGCActagaaacaaaaacagacagacagaggtGTACTGCATGAGACAGATGTAGCCAACAGACAGATGGCATActcctcaccatcaccgtgcAGTGGGTCCTGCGGATTGGCAGCGACGTAATCCTTTGACGGGTGGTCACCATTCGAGGGCGaggacagcagcaccgggcgGCTTGGATCGTTCGCCTCCACCTCCGGTAACACCTGGCGCACGTACAGCTCCACGTACTGCTCGTAGTAGGCGCTGAAGTTGGTCTCCGTCCCGTACCAGTTCTGGCGCAGGGCGACCTCGTTCTCGTTGTTGGTCGCCCACACCGCCACGCTCGGATGGTGCTGGATCCGGCGCACGTTCTGCCGCACCTCGTCGCGTACCGTGCGCAGGAAGCCAGCCTCGGTCGGATACATTGAGCAGGCGAACATCAGATCGTGCCAGATTAGCAGGCCCAGCTCATCCGCCAGCCGGTAGAAGAGGTTACTCTCATACAGACCACCACCCCACACTCGCAGCATGTTCATGTGCGCATCCCGGGCAGCATACAGCAGGAACTTGACTGGTACCATTCACACAGTAGTAGTGCAACAGTAGAAGGACAACAGCAAGTATGAAGcatgaggtggtggtgattggaaGGTCGTCACTATCGACAAGGCTACTCACCATAGCTGGGATCGTACGAACGCTCCGGCAGTATCGACGAGGGGATCCAGTTGGAGCCCTTGGCAAAGATGGGCACATCGTTCACAACAAAGTAGAACAGCTGACCACCATCGTCCGTTCGCTCCTGGCTGAGCCGAACCGTGCGGAAACCGATGCGCACAATCGTCTCCGCCTGCAGCGTGTCCGGATGCGGCTGCTTGACGCTGTTGATCGCCGCGTCCTCCCATTGCACGTACAGGCTGTAGAGCGGCTGTCGGCCATAACCGTTCGGCCACCACAGCTGCACCGCATCCTTGCGCACGCTCAGCCGATGCCCGACCGCCAGCTCGCCTCGCTCGTTCGTCGTATTGACCACCGTCAACGTCGACTCCGTGCCGGTGGCAAACGGTACATCGCTGGTTGCGCAACCCGCGTGGAACATGCAAACAAGATAGCGGAGCAGCAGTTAGCAAAGAAGGGTGTTGTGTGCCTGCCAGGTGAGGTGGTGTGCGGCGCGATTTACAAGATCTTGAACGTGAGCTGCCCGGCGACTCGATGCTCAGTCAGGCCCGCCTCTAGATGGACCATCACCTCGATCAGCCACAGGTCATCGGCGGGTACCGGTGATCGTGACGACCACGTCCCGTATCAGGGCTGAGCTGTAGTACTCCAGCCGGATCGGCTTCCAGATTCCCATCGAGGGTGCAGCGAGACCCCAGTCCCAGGCGAAGCTGGCCTGCATCTTCCGTATCAGGTTCACGTGGCAC
This window contains:
- the LOC125954712 gene encoding LOW QUALITY PROTEIN: beta-mannosidase (The sequence of the model RefSeq protein was modified relative to this genomic sequence to represent the inferred CDS: deleted 1 base in 1 codon), yielding MLDALKFFLFVLLLLVTILLNQHVTSKQSAELDLDLLWHIQDTKGVYVIPNQTLPSGVYTALEQSMIIGSLLEEYNDVNTSWVGQQDWIYRANLSCVASEYEYVVLTLHGVDTFADVYLGERLLGSTDNMFVRYRFDVKGQCDGSTNELRLHFRSAVSEARSKAASWSNRLPVLPECPPPVYNGQCHVNLIRKMQASFAWDWGLAAPSMGIWKPIRLEYYSSALIRDVVVTITGTADDLWLIEVMVHLEAGLTEHRVAGQLTFKIFDVPFATGTESTLTVVNTTNERGELAVGHRLSVRKDAVQLWWPNGYGRQPLYSLYVQWEDAAINSVKQPHPDTLQAETIVRIGFRTVRLSQERTDDGGQLFYFVVNDVPIFAKGSNWIPSSILPERSYDPSYVKFLLYAARDAHMNMLRVWGGGLYESNLFYRLADELGLLIWHDLMFACSMYPTEAGFLRTVRDEVRQNVRRIQHHPSVAVWATNNENEVALRQNWYGTETNFSAYYEQYVELYVRQVLPEVEANDPSRPVLLSSPSNGDHPSKDYVAANPQDPLHGDVHYYNYFLDGWNAAQYRGGRFVSEYGFQSFPAYTSWPEARSYDPLELTRLINHRQHSPLGHEPILTMIRFNLPLPASSPDAPDATYWPDLIFLSQLSQAMIVKTETEVYRARRLAHGTMGALYWQLNDVWIAPSWSSIEYGGTFKLLHVWLRQIFAPEHLVSFVNERRQLEIAAVRDTLGADDRWRIELRIHRYGTFGAVDRRTYEEVTVGPNTVVTVDRYDIYGHLAHLGLKPSDHLVLLAAYRQSSGQLVAENFVLLDKLKHVRDRTDPTVTVSVVAAVCSERSNLTSVSLEVTVRVPALFVYLQLTPENSTLKQCQFSDNGFLQFQPIRTVQLTCVDAGCRNKIQSRDITVRTVNGLLKS